The genomic segment GCCCGGCGCAATTCGCCGACGGGCTCGCGCAGCAGCCCGCGGGGAAACAAGTAGTCGCTCGCGAGTGGGCGGGTCGCGTCAACGAGTACGATGTCCAGGTCGCGGGCGAGTCGGCGGTGCTGGAAGCCATCGTCGAGGACGAGCACTTCGCTTTCGAGTTCTTCGACCGCCGTCCGCGCGAGCGCCGCCCGATCCGGGCCTTGCAAATGCGGCACGTCCGGCAGGTTTTCTTCGAGGACCATCGCCTCGTCGTTCATTCCCGCCTGCGCCCCGTACCCGCGGCTCAGGACCGCCGCCGCCACGCCGAGTTCGCGGTAAAACGCGGCGACGTATTCGACACACGGCGTCTTCCCGGTCCCGCCGAGGGTCAGGTTCCCGACGCCGACCACGGGCACCGGAACCCGCGTCGCCGGCTTCCACCCGCGGTCGAACGCTCGGTTCCGCAGCCAGACGGCGGTCCCGTAAGGCAGCCGGACCCACCACAACCCCGCCCGCAACGCCCACGCACCAACCCCACGCCGCTCGCCGCGGACCAGGGACAGGTAAAAATCGTGGAACGAGGGCACAGTTTTGGTTCTCGGGTCGGACGTCCGGCGTAGAAGGGTATCACTCGCCCGAGAAATGTGTCAACCGCGGCTTAAAGACGAAGAGTATTTACCGCAGAGGGCGCGGAGAACGCAGAGCAGAGGAGAATAAAACGAATGAACGACGGAACGCGACACTATTCTGGGCTTCGGCCGGCCAGTTCGCCAGGCTGCACCCTGCTGTCTTTTTTGTCTTCCACTACCACGCCGCCGCTTACGGCAACGGCGCGGCCCAGTTCTCCACCGTCAGGCCCGGCACCGCGGCAAGGTCGCTATCCTTGGTGACGACCGTGGTGTTGCCCAGCGTCAGGGCGATGGCAGCGATCATGATGTCGATCACCTGCATCGGACGACCGAGCCGCAGCAGTTCGGCGTGGAGGCGTCCGTATTCGAACGCGGCGTCCTCGTCGAACGGCCATAGCTTCCACGCCGGCAGGGCCAGTTGCAAAGGGCGACCGGAACAATTACTTCACCCTTTGGCCGCACCCGAAACTCCTTGGCGTGGCCGGATGGTATAGTTCCAACTCGGACAGGTCTTATGCCGTCGCAAGCGCAACTTCCTCATCTCGTGATCCGTGACCTTCAGGCCCCTCTCATAGTTTCCCCGCAACAACACGGCTTTCACCTGCAAGCCTGTTTCGGTTCTCGTGTCCTGAATATAGCCCAACAAGATCAACCACGAACGCAAGGGCTTGCCGGCCCAGTTGATGCTGATAAAGCTGAACAGCCGATGCTCAATCGGGTTCCACTTGGAGCCACCGCGGGGGTAGTGGCACACCGTCACCTCCAGGTTGAAGGCGTCAGCCAGCCGTTCCTGCAACTGACGCTTCCACATCCGAGGCCGACAGCCATTACTGCCACCCGAGTCCGCCAGGATCAGGAGTTTGGTAGCGTCCGGGAAACGACGGCGACCGTGGCTCTTCCACCACGAGACAATCGCATCGACCGCAAACTCCGGCGTGTCGGCCGATTCGCCCACGTACACGTAACCGCGGTCGTGTTGTACCAGGTAGATGCCATACGGGGTGGCCCGGCCCTCGGCGTCACTGAGGAAGTCATAAGCGTTGACCTCGTCCGCCTCGTGGCACCAGGTCTGCCCATCCTGCTGGAAGTTGCCGATCAACTCTTTTTTCTTGGTATCCACGCTGATGACCGGCCTGCCCGCTTTCAGGAACCGCCGCTTCTGGTGGGCGATGTAGCGGAACTGACGATCCCGATCGGGGTGCGGTGGGCCGGTAAACCGTTTCCGATTCGCCTTCAACGAGTACTTGAGTTTGTGGAGCAAACGCCGGACGGTCTTGGGGTCGATGGCATGGCCTCGTTGGGCCAGCAGTTGGCCCAGTCGCTTCAGGCTCAGACGCACCCACCGCTGTTTCGTCATCGGGTCGCCGCCGGTGTCATCGACCAGCAGGGCTACCAGGTCTCGCTCCAGGACCGGATCTTTTTTTCCAAGGGCGGGCGGCCCGCTCCAGGGCGGCGGACCCGTCCCGGCGGGAGGTTGGCAAAAGCCGACCCTAACTCTTGGCGTCCCCGGCGAATGGTCTGGACGTGGAGGCCTGTGATGGAGGATACCAGGCGGTCACCGCCGTGGCCGATGCGCTGGGCTTCCCAGGCCGCCAGCCAGCGTCGCTGTTGCTCGTTGAGCCGACTGAGGAGCAAGTTGAGTTGTCGGTGGACCTCCTTGTTGGGATGGTCTGTCGCCTGGAGGCAATCAGGACATCGACATTGGTGAAGCGGGGTAGGGTGCATGATGTGGTCTCCAGCTGACGCAACAAGCCATGCAAGTGATTGTAGGGACAAGGGTGAAGTAATTGTTCCGGCCGCCCTTAAAGACTGGAGGTTCCGGTCGCGGGAGCGGCTCCGCTCGATCCCGGCCACGAGTTCGGCCAGGATCGGCACGGCGGTCCCGACGCGGTTCCCCTTCAGCGTCTCGGCCCGAGCCCGGTCGAACACCCCGTTGCGGCGGTCGATGTAGTCCGTCGCGATACCGCTATCGAGGAGGAACCGGGTCATCCCACATCCCCCTCAGCCGCTCGGCGTGTTCGGCGAACTGAGCCTTCTCGTAGGCCTTTGCGGCCAGTCGTTCTGCC from the Fimbriiglobus ruber genome contains:
- the lpxK gene encoding tetraacyldisaccharide 4'-kinase, translating into MPSFHDFYLSLVRGERRGVGAWALRAGLWWVRLPYGTAVWLRNRAFDRGWKPATRVPVPVVGVGNLTLGGTGKTPCVEYVAAFYRELGVAAAVLSRGYGAQAGMNDEAMVLEENLPDVPHLQGPDRAALARTAVEELESEVLVLDDGFQHRRLARDLDIVLVDATRPLASDYLFPRGLLREPVGELRRAGVIVLTRADQAGADSVARQRDWLGRRFPDTPVATAVHAPVELVGADGVVEPVESLRGKAVGAFCGIGNPEAFHRTLTDLGASVAAFRTFPDHHAYTREDVEDLRAWAGRLPPDATIATTQKDFVKLRVSELGGHVVRAVRVGMRFLDGEEAFRGRLREVVAKLPRGENEEDRSEREEGSD
- a CDS encoding type II toxin-antitoxin system VapC family toxin → MQLALPAWKLWPFDEDAAFEYGRLHAELLRLGRPMQVIDIMIAAIALTLGNTTVVTKDSDLAAVPGLTVENWAAPLP
- a CDS encoding ISAzo13 family transposase encodes the protein MERDLVALLVDDTGGDPMTKQRWVRLSLKRLGQLLAQRGHAIDPKTVRRLLHKLKYSLKANRKRFTGPPHPDRDRQFRYIAHQKRRFLKAGRPVISVDTKKKELIGNFQQDGQTWCHEADEVNAYDFLSDAEGRATPYGIYLVQHDRGYVYVGESADTPEFAVDAIVSWWKSHGRRRFPDATKLLILADSGGSNGCRPRMWKRQLQERLADAFNLEVTVCHYPRGGSKWNPIEHRLFSFISINWAGKPLRSWLILLGYIQDTRTETGLQVKAVLLRGNYERGLKVTDHEMRKLRLRRHKTCPSWNYTIRPRQGVSGAAKG